ATCCTTTTGAACTGGtgctttcatattctttgggtaaatgccctgTAGTGGtcactggatcatatagtagttctatttttaatttcttaagcaccctccatactgttgtccacagtggctgcacaggTTTGCATCCCCAACAGAAGTGcacagagttcctttttttttccacatcctcaccaacacatgttgtttcttgtgtttttttttttcttgtgtttttgtttttgtttttgtttttgtttttttaatttttatttatttatgatagtcacagagagagagagagagagagaggcagagacacaggcagagggagaagcaggctccatgcaccaggagcccgatgtgggattcgatcccggatctccaggatcgcgccctgggccaaaggcaggcgccaaaccgctgcgccacccagggatccctttttcttgtgtttttgattttagctattctgacaggcgCGAGGTGATagatcactgtggttttgatttgcatttccctgatgagtgatgttgagcatcttctcatgtagCTGTTGGCCaccatctgtctgtcttcttcttcttcttttttttttttttttgctaaaagttgcttttatttgtaacctttttttctttttttttttattttgtttatttattcatgatagacagagagagagaggcagagacacaggcagagggagaagcaggctccatgcagggagcctgatgtgggattcgatccccagtctccaggatcacaccctgggctgcaggcggcactaaactgctgcaccaccgtgGCTGCCCTCTGtctgtcttctttagagaaatgtctgttcatgtcttctgcccatttttttaattgaattatttggggattttttagtgttgagttgcataacttctttatatattttggatactagccctttatgagatatatcatttgcaaatatcttctctcgtttagtaggttgccttttagttttgttgatggtttcttgcACTGTGTAAAAGCCTTTAATTCTGATGTAGTCTCCatagcgtttttttttttaaagattatatttgtttattcatgagagacacagagaggcagagacacaagcagagggagaagcagaatccctccATGCTTccctccacgcagggagcccgatgtgggactcgatccttggactccaggatcatgccctgagccaaaggcagacgctaaactgctgagccatccaggcatcccttatttttgcttttgtttccctttcttcaggGGATGCATCTAGAAACATggtacagctgatgtcagagagcactacttgtgctctcttctaagatttttatggttttaagtctcacatttaggtccttaatctattttgagtctatttttatgtatggtgtagaaaagtgttccagtttcattcttttgcatgtagctatccaatGTTCCCACCACtatttgtggaagagactgttTCCCTTTTCATATACTTACCGCCTTTGTTGAAGATTCATTGATCATGTAATTGTAGGTTTagttctgggctctgtattctgttccattggtctacatgtctatattttttaaagatttatttacttataaataaaaattaaaaaaaaaaaaaaagggatccctgggtggcacagcggtttagtacatgcctttggcccagggcgcgatcctggagacctgggattgagtcccacgtcgggctcccggtgcatggagcctgcttctccctctgcctgtgtctctgcctctctctctctctcactgtgtgcctatcataaataaataaaaattaaaaaaaaaagatttatttacttattttagagagtgagtgagagagtacgtgtgggaggggcagagggagtgggagagactctcaagcagacaccttactgagcacagagctgacacagggctcaatcccaggaccctgaaatcacaatctaagccaaaaccaggagttggatgcttgaccaaccgtgccactcaggcatccctctttgtgtctgtttttatgccagtaccatacagttttgattactacagctttgtaatataacttgaagtctggattatgatgcctccagctttgcttttctttcttgggattgctttggctatttgaggtttttttgtggttgcatacaaattttaggattgtttattctagttttttgaaaaatattgtttttcaaagttACTATTGCTAGGGATTCATgctattttgacagggattgcattaaatctgtagattgctttggatagtatagacactttgacaatatttgttcACTTCATGAGCATAgaatctctttccatttctttgtgtcatattcaatttctttcatcagtgttttatagttttcagagtacagatcttttacctctttggttaggttcgttcctaggtattttattattttgggtacaattataaatgggattgttttcttcatttctctttctgctgcttcattattagtgtatagaaatgcaatggatttctgtacattgattttgtatcctgtgaccttactgaattcattgatcaggtctagtagttttttggtggagtttttaaggttttctatatatagtatcatgtcatctgcaaatagtgaaaattttaattcttccttaccaatttggatgccttttattcctttttcttatctgattgctgtgactaggacttccagtactatgttgaataaaagtggtgagaatgaacATCCTTACcttttcctgaccttaggggaaaagctttcagtttttccccattgaaaatggtGTCACCTGTAGGTCTtacatatatggcctttataatgttgaggtatgtttcctctaaatctactttgttaaaggtctttatcatgaatgaatgttgtactttgtcaaatgctttttctgcatttattgaaatgaccaTATGTTTTTTATCCTTAACAATATGACACATcatgattgatttgcaaatattgaaccacacttgcaacccaggaataaatccttcTTGATTGTGacgaatgattttttttttagtgtattattggattcagtttgctaatatcttgTCGAGggcttttgcatctttgttcatcagTATCActggcctgaaaaaaaaaagaagaatcactggcctgtggttttctttttttgtttgttttttgtatcagGACAATGCAGACCTCAtacaatgaatttggaagcattctgtcatctttttttttttttaagattctatttacttattcaacagAGATAGAcaacacaagcagaaggagaggcagagggagagggagaagcaggttgagcagggagcctgccataggacttgatcccaggacactgggatcatgacttgagatgaaggcagatatttaactgagacatccaggtactccttttttttttttttttttttgaacaatttgaaaagcataggtattaactcttttttaaatattttgttgaattcacctgtgaagccatccaGTCCTGGACTTTTTGTTTATTGACAGTTTTTTGATTAATGATTGAATTTCATTGCTGATAactggtctgttcaaattttctatttccttctgactcagttatgtttctaggaatttactcatttcttctaggttatccaatttgttggcatataagtcttcataatattcttttatgatcttttgtatttctgtggtattggttgttatttctcctctttcatttccgattttgaatgcttttctttttagtctaGCTTTTAAcagtttataaattttgttgatcttttcaaagaaccacctcctaCTTTCATTgatctatccatttttaaatttttaaaaaagattttattcatttattcatgagagacacagagagaggcagagacataggcagaaggagaagcagggtccctgtggggagcccgatgtgggactagattccaggaccctggaatcaagacctgagccaaaggcagatgctcaaccactgagccaccaagacatctctctgctctaatctttattatttccttacttctttccttttattggttttgggttttgttcttctttttctagctcctttaggtataaggtttgagatttttcttgctttttgaagtAGGTCTGTATTACTATAAGTCTTCCTCTTAGAACTTCTTTTGTCGCATTCCAACAATTTTAGACTGTTGTGTTTTAATGTTCATCtgtctgtattttttcttaagattttttcaatttatttattcatgagagacacagagagagatagagagaggcagagacacaggcagagggagaagcagactccatgcagggagcctgacgtgggacttgatcccgggtctccaggatcaggccctgggctgaaggcggcgctaaactagtgagccacccaggctgcctgtgtCTGTATTTTTTGAtatcctttttgatttcttcattgacccattcaTTGCTTACTAGCATGTTATtcaatctccatgtatttgtgatctttccagattttttcttatggttgatttctagtttcatagtgttgtggttagaaaagatacATGGCATGGCTTCGAtgtttaatttgttgagacttgttttgtggcctaatatgtaatctattctggagaatattccatgtgtgcttgaaaagaatgtatattctgctgttttaggatggaatgttctgaatatatatgttaaatccatctggtccaatgggtcattcaaagccactgtttctttaCTTTCTGTTTAGATGacctgtccattgatgtaagcgaggattaaagtcccctactattattgtattactattgattacttcctttatatGTTATTAAGTGCTTCATGTATTTGggtgcataagtatttacaattgttttattttctggttggATTGTTCCATTTATGATTATAGTGtcctcttccatttttctgcCATACCCcacatccaatccatcagcaGATCCCCTTATTCCTTCAGAATctatccagaatctgaccacttttCTCTACTTTCACCACTAACACTTTGGAACAAGCTACTGTCATATCTCTTTATCCTTCcttctacatctttttttctccctccactaTTGTCCACCTTTGCCTATTCTCAACACAGTAGAGATTGTCTTAACACATAAATCtcatgtcattcctctgctcaaaaccctccattAGCTGTTGACTCCTACAGAGTAAAAGCCCAAATCCTTACAGTGGCCTCTGTGCTCCTTGTGATGTGACCCCTATCTTCCTCTCTAACATCACCCCTTGTCATTCTTGCTCCAGGCTCCTTGAACTTAGCATATTTCTGTCTCAGGACCTTTGCAGTTGCTGGGGGGTTTCGTGTAAAATATCCTTCCTTCAGGAGGGTGCTTTTGCCTTCTCCCTCAGAGAGGGCTTCCCTGAGCACCGTACGTAAACAGCAGCGCTCACTCTTCTCTATTCTTCTATGCTGCCTCATTGTTCTCATAGCACTGGTCAGCACTTAACATATTTCTATTTGTCTACTTGCTTATCATCTCTCCTTCCTTAACCCCTAAGAACAGGGACTtggggcatcccgggtggctctgcggtttagcactgcctttggcccagggcgtgatcctggggacccgggatcaagtcccacgtcgggctccctgcatggagcctgcttctccctctgcctctgtctgtgcttctttctctctctgtgtttctcatgaataaataaataaaaaccttaaaaaaaaaaataaaagaacagggaCTTGTTGGTTCATTGCCCTATCCCCGGTGCCTAGAGGAGTACATGACACATAGGCACATcataaatacttgctgaacaGAGGGATGGATAAGTACATTACTCTATTTCTTATCTCCTACACTAGGTTCTAAGTACCTTAAGGGTGGATGCCCCCTTTGTCATCTTTGTGGCCCCATGTGAATTTATAAACATTGATATATGTACAGTGATTGAAACAATTTGTATTATTTAGAAACTAATCTAGCCAAGCATCATGGAATAGGTACTATAAACACTGGAACAGAGTTCCCAACCAGCCTGTCATTAAGAAGCTTTGTGGTCTGGGAAAAACCATCATATGggcctgttttctcacctgtaaaagcAAGTCCTGTAAAGCTTACAAGGACTAAATTTGGAAATCTGTCAGCTTTGACTTTCCGTGGTTGTAAATTTGGGGTATTTGACAAATGTTTACTGCCTAGGTTCCGGGAAGcagttggagaaagaaaaaaaaaaaatctcaagctcAAAAGCTTGTAGACTGAAGGAACAAAATAATACAGGGTCAGCTCAGCCGCAGTAAGAGCCGAGTGttacagaggcagaagcaagcccTGGGGTCAAGGCTGGGAGGGGCATCCTAGGCCAAACACGAGGCTGTACAAAGGCAGGAGGCGCAGGGAGAAACAGTGGTTTGAGCCGAATGGCTTTTGCATGCAGAGAGGTATGCCCCGCATCGCACAAAGGGGCGGTCTGCTTCAGCCAGAACAGTCAGAGCTGGAAAACAGCCGGGCAGGGCATGCCCATGGGCATGCTAAAATTGTTCAAGTTTAGCAAATGACTGAGCATGCTTCCTGTGAGATCTGACTTCGTCCCCACCGATCTTGGCGGCTTCAAGCCCACCGCACACCGTTTCCGCCTGCCCAGGGCTGCGCGCAGAGGCGGACCGATCTTGGATCTTCGGTGCTTGGTTGGGCCTGGGTGGGCTTCAGGGGAAAGGGCGAGGTCTGACCTCAGGTCAGGCGCCCAGAATGGGGCGGGGCAGTTGCCCCGGGCATGACCCGACCTTTTCTAGTAGTTGAAACCCCTTGTTACCAAGccggctggggggcagggggggggggttggctgGGACGAGCTCCTCGCTCATTGGTCAGCAGAGAAGTGCCACCGAGGAACCCTTGTTACCAGAGGCGAGAACGAGAGTCCATTGGTCAGGACACCTCACAATGGCCCGCGCGGCACGTGGGCTCCTTCTGATTGGCCGCTGCCCGCCAGGAGCCGGGTTGCCTCGAGGCCAAGTGGGCTGCTCGGCGTCCTGGGGCAGAGCGCCCCCAAGCCCATCCCTGCTCCCCATTGGCTGTTGTGGGGTCCGCCGCCATCTAATGACGAGGGAGGCGCCCAGCCCCGGAGCGCGCGCCCCCTGCGGCGGGATCTAGCCGCGCCGGGACTGCAGGTGCCCGAGCGGAGTGCAaggcccgggagcccgggagcccgcgCCCCTGCGGAGGCCCGCCGCCCGCCCTCGGAGCCCGCCCTCGGAGCTCTGCACCTCCAACCCGGAGCCGACCCGGAAGGCCCCAGTAAGTTCGAAGCAGCCACGCGGCGTGTGACCCCACTCGGGGCGGCAGGCGGGGGCGGCCCCCCCGGCGTGTGTGCAGTCCGCGCCTCGGTTGCCTCCTCGCCTTAATTGTTTCCCCGCCGCACGTCGGTTCCTTTACCTGGCGTCCTGGGGGCCACCCGGGGTGCCGCCTCTCCAAAGCCTTTGCCCCGACGCTGTCGGGAAGCCCAGTGCCACAAAGGACTCGGATCGAGACCGAGATCCAGCGGAGGAGTGGTGGGGACGAGGGTGAAAGCCCGGTGGGACGATGTTCTACTATCCCAACGTGCTTCAGCGCCACACTGGCTGCTTCGCCACCATCTGGTAAGGGCCCAGCCGTGAGCGCCGGGaggggcacccaggggccccagcccGCGCTGCCCCCGCCATCCaccccctcctccgccccccgccccccgcccccaggctggCAGCGACCCGCGGCAGCCGGTTGGTGAAGCGCGAGTATCTGAAGGTGAACGTGGTGAAGACCTGGTAAGGccggaggaaggggaggagcggCCTGGCCTGAGCgggcggggcaggggaggaggggcgggccGTGGCGCAGCGTGACCAGGGCGCGTCGTCCCCCGCAGTGAGGAAATCCTGGATTATGTGCTGGTACGAGTTCAGCCCCCGCAGCCTGGCCAGCCACGGCCCCGCTTCTCCCTGTATCTGTCAGCCCAGCTGCAGATCGGCGTGATCCGGGTCTACTCTCAACAATGCCAGTACCTCGTAGGTAAGGCTGGGAAGGCTCGGAGATGGGGCAAAGCCGAGTGGCCCTGGACTAGGCATGCGCTCCACCTTGCCACCCCTGCCCACAGAGGACATCCAGCACATCCTGGAGCGCCTGCACCGTGCCCAGCTGCAGATCCGCATTGATATGGTGGACACTGACCTGTGAGTGCCCCGCGGGCCTGAACCACTCAGCCGCCGGTGTGCGACCTCCCTGCTTGGAGTCAGCCCTCTGCCTCAGTGCTTGACAGCCcacattttccctctctctcagacCCAGCCTGCTGCTTCCTAACCACCTGGCCATGATGGAGACCCTGGAAGATGCTCCAGACCCCTTTTTTGGGTTGATGTCTGTGGATCCCACACTTCCCAGCCCCTTCAGTATCCCTCAGGTAGGCCTCACCGATGAGTTGACAGTGCAGAAGGGGAGTGCTGTCCCTGTGCCAGTCTAACGCTGGGGGGCTGTCATGGTGGACCCCTCCCAACAAAGACGGCTCCACTCATCTATTCAAGGTCACCCTCCAGGCAACTCTTGTCTCAAGTACTCTCCACACAGTTCCCACTGCCAAGGCTCTAATGCAGCCACTTATCATCTCTTAGCCCTGGGTTTCCTGTCCTTGTTCCTTGTCCACACCCTGACACCTCCACAGCTTAAGACAGCAGCTACTTTCTTCTTTCAAAGAtgcctccagggcagcccgggtagcacagcggtttagcgcagccttcagcccagggtgtggtcccgggatcgtgtcccaagtcaggctccctgcatggagccttcttctccttctgcccatgtctctgcctctctctgtgtgtgtctctcatgaataaataagtaaaatattaaaaaaaaaaaaaaagagcctccaGCGGTTCCCCACTACAAGCGGCTCTCCACGCCTGTGCTGGTCACCCTCGTTCTGTATTAAGTCATATGTATCCGTAGCAGACCTGGCTCCAATGTCACCCCTTTCTATGAGGCGTTCTCCCTGGCCAGGCCCACACGTTGTTTTGGAAATGAGTACTTGGCTAGGGGCTTGTTTCACCCTTTGTGTGGACTCTTGCTGGGGTCCTATATGAACTGATCTTCCTCTTAGACTATAAGCTACTAAAGctcaaatgtcttttctgttcCTCTATACCCCACAACACTTGACATGAGGATGCAGTGCTTCCTGCACAGAAAAACTGTTCTTATGGGGCAGGAACGGGAGGCAAGAGCAAATGGCGAGTGAGCTCAGCGCATGCTCATGTCACAAGGCTTAAACACGAAGCCTTAATCTATTGTCTGAATAAGGTGGTGGAAGTAGGAAAACGGGCTGAAGATAAacccttcctttttcctccccaaaGATTCGACACCTCCTAGAGGCTGCAACCCCAGAGAAAGTTCTTGAGGAGGCCCCTCCTGAAGTCCCCATGGAGCCTCCGAAGCCAGGTGAGCAGAGAGAGCCTCCTTCCCAGGAGAGGCGTAGGAAGGCCCAGGAACTGAAGAAATGACCATCTTTCAGCTTCTCTTAAGAGCCAGGCCCTGTGAGGGGCACTTTGTCACCTTATTTCTGCCTCACAAGAGTCCTGTGAGATCAGAATtcttaaccccattttacagaggaggaaaatgaggcccGTAGTGGTTAAACAGCATAGGCAGGGGCAGATTGCCAGTGACCGGCCCAAACCTGACCAGAACCCAGGCTGACTTGATTCCAGAGTCCATGCTTCTGCCTTACCACATGGGTGTGGGAAtctggaaggaagcagagggcCTGGTGTGACTCTCCTGCCCCTCCAGACAGGATCCCGGTCACTGTGCTGTCTCCAGAGGCCATCACCCTCCAGGAGGCGGAGCCAATCCGCATGCTGCACATCGAGGTGAGTTGTCCCCGAGCAACAGAGCCTCAGGCCTAAGGCCTGCCTCTGGAGGCTCAGCCCACCTTACCCGGCCCTGTCTGCCCCCCGAGTCCTGCCTTCTTGTCTCCATTTCAGCAGGCCTCCTGCCACTCACCTCTCACACCCCATCTCCTAGAGCTACTGCcttttccagaaatggaattgcattCCCTCTCCTTACTCCTCCTCTCTTGACAGGGTGAACAGGACCTCCCAGAGATCAGCCGCCGAGACTTGGACCTGCTGATTGCCGAGGAAGACGAAGCTATCTTGTTAGAGGAGCGACTAGGCAGGCCTCTCCGGCCTCGTAGGGCCCCTCCGCCAGTGGATGGTCAGCGCCCTGGCACGGGCAGGCCGGGCGGGGGCAGTAGTGCTCCCATGTCTGCTCTTCTGCGCTCTAAGCCCTGATTTTCTCTGTGCAGTATCCAAGGAGGAGCCCCGGGCTCTTGAGGGGGAGGCCGAAGTACCCCCACTCTCACCTGCAGCTCTCACACTGTAAGGGCAACACCCCCTTGGGCCAGCTAGGGGGTCTGTGCTGAGAGGGCTGACCTCATTTCTCTTGCCCGTTTTCCCTCAGGGTGGAAGGGGTTGCAGAGCCACTTCCTGTCCTGGTCCCGGAGGAGCTGAAGCCAGAAGGCTGGGAGCCCGAGGCCCTACCTACTGGTGAGTGCCCATCCTGCCTGGGGCCTTCCCCAGCTACTGCAGCCAAGGGCCCTGGATTCCACCTTGCTGAAGGGAGGCCTTCTAGCTTCTTGCCTGGGTGGCTGCCGGGGTGAAGGGGTGTTGCAGATCTGGGACCTAGAATGTTGTTGCAGAGGTGACCCCTCCTCTGGAGCTGCGT
This Canis lupus familiaris isolate Mischka breed German Shepherd chromosome 8, alternate assembly UU_Cfam_GSD_1.0, whole genome shotgun sequence DNA region includes the following protein-coding sequences:
- the REC8 gene encoding meiotic recombination protein REC8 homolog; its protein translation is MFYYPNVLQRHTGCFATIWLAATRGSRLVKREYLKVNVVKTCEEILDYVLVRVQPPQPGQPRPRFSLYLSAQLQIGVIRVYSQQCQYLVEDIQHILERLHRAQLQIRIDMVDTDLPSLLLPNHLAMMETLEDAPDPFFGLMSVDPTLPSPFSIPQIRHLLEAATPEKVLEEAPPEVPMEPPKPDRIPVTVLSPEAITLQEAEPIRMLHIEGEQDLPEISRRDLDLLIAEEDEAILLEERLGRPLRPRRAPPPVDVSKEEPRALEGEAEVPPLSPAALTLVEGVAEPLPVLVPEELKPEGWEPEALPTEVTPPLELRLPAPLSPERRPPVPPRPRIPPARRRRRQLLFWDKETQISREKFQEQLQTRAHCWECPKVQPLERTIRSPTELFQTPTHSGWLPPELLALWTHCAQPPLGALRRRPPPEPEEEERRMETPSDIEVLREAQEPSGPLMLSSELSLETAEEEKSRVSLIPPEERWPWAEAEQPEAPVLPVVPEVPEMPLELPLELPPEPKLLSLEAVYRAVAQELQANREPDFSSLLSPFSPRWMAARVFYLLLVLAAQQILRLEQEKPYGRLLIRLGPRFHCG